Genomic window (Nitrospirales bacterium LBB_01):
CTGCCAAAAATCGTTTAACTATGCGGTCCTCAAGTGAATGGTAAGAAATCACACAGAGCGCTCCGCCTGGGTTTAACACATCACGTGCCCCTAAAAGTCCCTTTCTTAAAGAACCAAGCTCATCGTTTACGTAAATCCTGAGAGCCTGAAACGTTCTTGTGGCTGGATGGACTTTTCCGCGTCCGCCATAGACGTCTAAAACAATTTGTGAAAGTTCACGGCAAGTCCGGATTTTCTTGATGCGTCTTGTTTTAACAATTGCATCGGCGATTTTCACACAGGATGGTTCCTCGCCAAAATCCCTGAAAATCTCTTCAAGCTCTTTCTTGTTCAGAGTGTTTACCACCTCTTGTGCGCTTTTGCCCTGCGTTCTATCCATTCTCATGTCAAGCGGATAGTCAGAGTCAAAACTAAAACCCCGCTCATGGTTTTTCACCTGAAACATTGACATTCCTAAGTCAAAGAGCACCCCGTCAACACCTTTTAGACCAAGACTCTCAACGACTTCACGGATACGGGAAAAATTTTCCTTTACAAATTGTACCGGTTTCCCAGTTAGCCTCTCGGCTGCCTGCTTTTGAGCCTCACCGTCCCTGTCAAGGGCTATTAATCTGCCGTCTGTCAGTGCATTTACTATTTCCAAAGCGTGTCCTCCGGTTCCAACAGTTCCGTCAACGTACACCCCATTTCTTTGTACGTTTAGCATCCCCATAACCTCTTTAGCCATAACCGGCCTGTGAATAACCATTGTTTGTTCATCATCCTTACACGCCAAGGCCTGACAACTCGGCCTCTATCTGTTTAATTTCGTCGCTGCCTCGTTTTATCACCTGCGACCACCGGTCTTTATCCCACACCTCTATAATGTTTTCAAGCCCTG
Coding sequences:
- the rsmH gene encoding 16S rRNA (cytosine(1402)-N(4))-methyltransferase RsmH, which encodes MVIHRPVMAKEVMGMLNVQRNGVYVDGTVGTGGHALEIVNALTDGRLIALDRDGEAQKQAAERLTGKPVQFVKENFSRIREVVESLGLKGVDGVLFDLGMSMFQVKNHERGFSFDSDYPLDMRMDRTQGKSAQEVVNTLNKKELEEIFRDFGEEPSCVKIADAIVKTRRIKKIRTCRELSQIVLDVYGGRGKVHPATRTFQALRIYVNDELGSLRKGLLGARDVLNPGGALCVISYHSLEDRIVKRFLAESKTEGLMALITKKPVMAQAQEIVENPAARSGKLRGGIKL